DNA sequence from the Bacteroidales bacterium genome:
AACAACATCATTAGAGCAGAAGTGATTGGGATTTGTCCAAATTAAAAAGTTTTCCACGTTATCACAGTTTGGAATAATGGATAAAACAGGCGGACACGGAAGTTCATTATCTACTGGTGTTTCGCAAACTTCTTGCGAAAAATTAATTATTGGTTTTATGAATCCTGCTCCGGAATATTCTCCTATACTTTTTATTTTGTAACAATAAGTTCTTCCGTTTGTCAATCCTGTATCGGTGTAATTTTTATTTGATGCAGTAGCAATAAAATCAAAATTAGTTGTAACCGGATTATATCTGTAAATCTCATACGAATTGTTAGTCCATGGTACATGTTCTTCCCATGTCAGTAGCAATCTGTTATCGAAAGGTGCAATTGACAGAAATACGGAAGATGCAATATGTGTTTCTCCAATAATACCAAAATTATTTTTTAATACAATTCTGTATGAATGAGGATAATTTTTTGTATCTAATGGAATAATAGTATCATTATATAATGTATCATTTATGCCTTTGTAGTTGGAGTCAATTAAAGTTAAATTATTTCCGTAAAAATCGCTTGAGCGATAAATAAGATATTTATACGGTCCCGGATTTACTATGGTATCCATTCCGGCAGGCTTCGACCATGCAACATATATTTTACCGTTCGCAGCATCAGTAGTTTTAATATCAACATTTGTAATAACGGGAACATCTTTTTTAAGTTGTACACATGTTTCATTTGAGGCATAACTTTCGGCACCATCAGTAAAATAGGCATAGAGCATATAACAATAATCGTTGCCATGAATCAAGCCACTGCCACCATTATTGTCAATGAACGTTGTATCATTAATATTGTTGACAGTGGCAATTCTCACATATCCAATACCTGATGGTATTCCTGTTTCGCAATATCCATGAATCCATCCCGAAGCACCATTATCTTTTCTGAAAATTTTAAAACCTTTTGCATTTGAACATACATATGAATCCCACTGCAGTTTTATTGTATTTCCTATAGGAGAAGCTGTTAAATTTGTTGGAGCAGGAGCAACTATTCTGATATTTACGGTTTTCAAAGCCACTAAATTAACCGGACTACCGTTATCAACTGCTCTGAATGTAGCAGAATATGGATTCTTTTTAACATTTTCGCAATTTGTGCTCCATGAAAAAGTTGATGAAACCGAACCAGAACCTATATACGGCGGAAGAAAGTGAGCATGGTTATTTACAATAAAAGGACCACCATAAGCTGTGAGAGTTATATTATTAATAGGAACATCATTATCATGTGCAGTAACATTAAAAGTAAGATTGGTGCCTGCAACCACACAAGTGTCTTTAATATCATCGAAATATGGTGGATGGTTGTTGCATGTTACAACTGTAATTTGCATGTCTCTTTCAACTGAACCTATAAATACGCCCTTTCTGTATTCCTTAATTAAAAAAGCAACATTATATTCGCCCTGAAATAAAGGACTATCCCAAATCAAATCGCCCGTAACGGGATTTAATGTGAATGAACTGTTTGTTTGCGGATAAGAATAACCTGGTATTGTATTGCCATTTTGCTCTTTGCATTTTATAAGTTCATAAGCTAAACTGTCACCATCGGGGTCAAAAGCAACAGGGTTATGAATAAATATTTGTCCTATGCAAGCATTGTCAATTGGAGGATATTTTAATTCAGGAGAATTGTTGCAACCAAGAAATGGATTTATTACAACTATTGTTTCAATATAAAAAACAACATTCACCGAATTCGGAATATTTACTATTCCTCCATTCCTGTTCGGATCTTCCAGTGAAATCTTGAAAGTTCCTGCTCCACTGTAACTATGAGTTCCAATATATTCATTTCTTCGTATAGAATCTGTTATTGGTATTATAATGTAACGGTTTAAGGTATCCGAATCACTGTCGCCCCAGTTAATGGTAAGCTGAGGCCTGTCTGCGGGGCTTTGAGTTAAAGTGTAAGTTACTATTTTAAATTCATAAGTAAAATGGGCAGGGTCAATACATTTATAAGTTATTTCTCCGGCACGGTTATGTGTGGCAAATAATTGTGTTATAAAAAAAAGAAATAATATTATTAATGCAATCTTTTTCATTGGATAGAAAAACGAGATACGAATATACGATAGTTTTCGAATATTTCGACAAAGTTTCTTATAAAAATAGTTAAATAGAGTTTGTCCATAATGCCCGATTTCTTCGGAATTTTGTAGTTTGTACCTAAACTTAAACACAGAAAACTTCTATATTTGACATTCGGTGTTCGATATTCGATATTTTTATTTTTAAAAATACCATAATTATGGACAAACACTTTTATGCCCTCGGGTGATATTGCATTATTTCGGTTCTTAAAAAATCACGGTCAAGGTGAGTATAAATTTCGGTTGTAGTAATTGATTCATGACCGAGCATTTCCTGTATTGCCCGCAAATCAGCACCTCCTTCAATCAAATGAGTAGCAAAAGAATGCCTGAAAGTATGCGGACTTATTTTTTTCTTTAATCCGATTTTTGATGAAAGTTCTTTAATAATCATAAAAATCATATTCCGCGTAAGCTTTGAACCTCGGTTATTCAGAAAAACAATATCTTCATTCCCTTTTAAAACTTTTATATGACTTCTTATATTGTGGATATATGATTTTAAAAGTTTCTTAGCTGTCGAACCCATAGGAACCAATCTTTCTTTATCACCTTTTCCTGTAATTTTAATAAAACCGGCATCGAAAAATACGTTTGAAATTTTCATATTAACAAGTTCCGATACACGCAAGCCACAGCTATAAAGCATTTCGAGCATAACTTTATTTCGTTCGCCTCCTGATTTGCTTAAATCAATTGCTGCAATTAATTCGTCAATTTCCACAACACTTAAAACATCAGGTAATTTTCTTCCTGTTTTCGGAGCTTCGAGCAATTCGGCAGGACTGCTTTTAATAACATCTTCGAGCAAAAGATATTTATAAAATGCTTTTATTCCCGAAATAATTCTTGCCTGCGATGTTGCTGATATTTCTATTTCATTCACCCAACTAATAAAATCTTTCAAATGCGAAAGTTCAATTTTTTCGGGAATTAATTCTTGTTTTTTTAATTCCAAGAATTGA
Encoded proteins:
- the xerD gene encoding site-specific tyrosine recombinase XerD gives rise to the protein MNWNSYIKGFESYLKLEKSLSINSIDAYIHDIVKLVQFLELKKQELIPEKIELSHLKDFISWVNEIEISATSQARIISGIKAFYKYLLLEDVIKSSPAELLEAPKTGRKLPDVLSVVEIDELIAAIDLSKSGGERNKVMLEMLYSCGLRVSELVNMKISNVFFDAGFIKITGKGDKERLVPMGSTAKKLLKSYIHNIRSHIKVLKGNEDIVFLNNRGSKLTRNMIFMIIKELSSKIGLKKKISPHTFRHSFATHLIEGGADLRAIQEMLGHESITTTEIYTHLDRDFLRTEIMQYHPRA
- a CDS encoding gliding motility-associated C-terminal domain-containing protein, yielding MKKIALIILFLFFITQLFATHNRAGEITYKCIDPAHFTYEFKIVTYTLTQSPADRPQLTINWGDSDSDTLNRYIIIPITDSIRRNEYIGTHSYSGAGTFKISLEDPNRNGGIVNIPNSVNVVFYIETIVVINPFLGCNNSPELKYPPIDNACIGQIFIHNPVAFDPDGDSLAYELIKCKEQNGNTIPGYSYPQTNSSFTLNPVTGDLIWDSPLFQGEYNVAFLIKEYRKGVFIGSVERDMQITVVTCNNHPPYFDDIKDTCVVAGTNLTFNVTAHDNDVPINNITLTAYGGPFIVNNHAHFLPPYIGSGSVSSTFSWSTNCENVKKNPYSATFRAVDNGSPVNLVALKTVNIRIVAPAPTNLTASPIGNTIKLQWDSYVCSNAKGFKIFRKDNGASGWIHGYCETGIPSGIGYVRIATVNNINDTTFIDNNGGSGLIHGNDYCYMLYAYFTDGAESYASNETCVQLKKDVPVITNVDIKTTDAANGKIYVAWSKPAGMDTIVNPGPYKYLIYRSSDFYGNNLTLIDSNYKGINDTLYNDTIIPLDTKNYPHSYRIVLKNNFGIIGETHIASSVFLSIAPFDNRLLLTWEEHVPWTNNSYEIYRYNPVTTNFDFIATASNKNYTDTGLTNGRTYCYKIKSIGEYSGAGFIKPIINFSQEVCETPVDNELPCPPVLSIIPNCDNVENFLIWTNPNHFCSNDVVKYYIYYSPEDNGSFELIKTITNLSDTIFLHNNLKSIAGCYFITAIDSFNNESATTNKICLDIDSCSLYKLPNVFTPNDDGFNDYYRPFPYKFVQKIDLKIYNRWGNVVFQTSNPDIMWDGKDQHTKLKCSDGVYYYVCAVYEQRLAGLKKRTLHGFVQIIR